The Rhinoraja longicauda isolate Sanriku21f chromosome 7, sRhiLon1.1, whole genome shotgun sequence genomic sequence GGAGGCGATACCCATTGTTATTGACGAACGAATAGTTGGGGAACATAAGAGCAGATCTATCGTTTGAGTGCTCCAGTCCGAGTGAATGGCCAAATTCATGAGCCGCAACAAGGAACAAGTTGATTCCTGTTAAGGTGAGTAACACAATTGGGTTTAACTTCTAACATTTCACCATAATTGACattataaaatattttattcCACAACTTCTTCATTTTTTATGTCATTAAATGAAATATGGGGTCACGGGTTTTTTTAGAAAGCTAGTTAAATCTTTCGAGTTTGTAACTTATTTACCGGCTCTGGACAACGTCCACCTTTTAGCTTCATTAAAGTGAGCGTCGCCACCGAGGCCCGATCCAGGGAAAAACGCATGAGCCAGAATCTCACTTCGGCCATCGAACAGGGAACCGTCCCCGTGACCTGGGAACAGAGAACGTGGAACagaagtcacacacacacagtacatgtCCACCATGGCAAAAATGGCCAGGAATTGTTGAATGGCTGAACTCACGGCCTCCTGCGAACAATATCATGATATCAGCTTCTCCTGCGTTCAGTCTGACAAAGGTCAGAGGAGTAACATCGCTCCAGACTTTAAAGGCCAGGACAATAGCGGTGTCTATCTCTCGTCTGTTCAGATCTGGCGCGTAATTTACGATTCTGTCAGACAAGAAGGAAGCGAGCACATGGATCACTTTTAATTGGATTCCTCTTTATAACGAAAGACCAACGTTCCCGCCGCCTCAGCGAATGCATGCATGTACCTGTAGGTGATTCTCCTCTGCGGCCACCGAGAACCTCTGAGCTGCCTCGAGTCTGAGACCCCACAACGTTCTTTCTTCATCTCTTCCATAGTGTCGCGGTTCAATCTCCCAGTCACTTGCAGACCAAAGAAATGTTGCATTTCTCTAATCTTATAATGAAGTCCGAAATCGGGCGTTCTCCATCTGGATTCGGTCATGTTGTAAAATCGTTTGAGGTAATTCTGGATCAACGAAAGAAACACAACTTACAACAGGTAAAGTTTATAATGTATACATATTGTTGCCTGTACGACGGTACCTTCAACGCCCGGAGGAAATTACGTTTGTCATTGCGCTGCTTTATATTTGAAATTGATTATTGGTTTTATACACTGAACATAAACATTGGTTTAGTATATATCTCTGATTATACCCGGCATTGATCCCAGTCGTTTTCGTTCAATAGTTCTGTATCGGAGTTGGGGGGTGCACTTAAACTAAGCGCAAGACGAAGTAACACAATTACAACGGggatcttgaagcacttcatcttCAGGATCTCGGAGTCTTGAAATGAACTGAGTCTTTCTGTCCTGACTGAGTTTTATAGGGATGATTAGGTGTCTTACATTATTGTACCATTGCCCAATGTGCAGGGTATGAGCAATATTTTTGTTTCGTTGCTTGTGGTTTGGTCACCGACATACCCGTTATCTTGCAGCTGGAGGCGTTATAACTCTGCACCTTCATTTCGATGTTGTAACTTTGAAGGCACGGGATGTGTGACCAATAACAGAAGTGGGAAGCATGGAATGAATGCTTCACTCGCAGTATTATATTTAGAGATAGGGAAGAGTTCATTTTTTAGTTTAATATGTATCTCAGAGAGTTGGCAATTTAGGAAAGTTGGCAGTTTCAATCAAATTGGAAATATGTTTAAGAATATGCACTATTTTTTAAAGTGGAATACATTCTTTCAGATATCATGTTCTACCAAAAGTTTATGTGTGTCCATTTTATATTCGAGTAGTGACATTGCCCAATGATCCTTTCATTCAAAATAATACTTCCCATCCTCTAAAATGCCGGTCAATTAAAAATGACGAGGTTCTTTGGTATCAAAAATGCCTCAACTAAAAGCTTTGAAAGTAATTTGTTGCCAGATAGGTGTAGCTACATATAGCAGAAATTagaactccctcaatagaaatGAAGTAAATGCAGGAAAATTCAGGCCCTGATATTTTTTCATCCATTTCAATACTTGTGAAAAGATGTTTTGAACCATGCATCTGGGTCCACTGGTGAGCCAAATAAAACTCTAAAacgaaagaaaagaaaaacactacaaatttgaaataaaaagaaagcctttggtaaggttccacacgggagattgttgagcaaaattagagcacatggttttgggggtagagtgttgacatggatagagaatcggttgacagacaggaagcaaagagtaggagtaaacgggtccttttcagaatggcaggcagtggcgaatggtgtgccgcaaggctcggtgctggggccgtaaccatttaccatatatattaatgatttggatgaaggaattagaag encodes the following:
- the LOC144595360 gene encoding collagenase 3-like translates to MKCFKIPVVIVLLRLALSLSAPPNSDTELLNENDWDQCRNYLKRFYNMTESRWRTPDFGLHYKIREMQHFFGLQVTGRLNRDTMEEMKKERCGVSDSRQLRGSRWPQRRITYRIVNYAPDLNRREIDTAIVLAFKVWSDVTPLTFVRLNAGEADIMILFAGGRHGDGSLFDGRSEILAHAFFPGSGLGGDAHFNEAKRWTLSRAGINLFLVAAHEFGHSLGLEHSNDRSALMFPNYSFVNNNGYRLPADDVRRIQALYGAREEPIPTPPQPKPTKPSDRCDPQMSFDAITSVRGELWFFKEGAVWQKQPSRPDVTSNQIKNIFPNIQSVDAAVEIKDRNFVVLFKGSQYWLIRGNRLLSQFPRSIQRIGFPRSVTHLDAALYIKERNKALFFIGDKYWSYNLRRGRMGRGYPRRINDDFPGIGNKVDSAFENSGFLYLSNGPIQYEYDYRNKQVIRVLKTSSWLNCD